The Candidatus Zixiibacteriota bacterium genome has a segment encoding these proteins:
- a CDS encoding 16S rRNA (uracil(1498)-N(3))-methyltransferase — protein MARFFVPARNIAGGRATLAGTELAHLRRVLRLGPGDRVALFDDTGREYEAVIRAVASDAAELEILGSFRAANESPLELILAVAVTKGEKMDLVIEKATELGVSRVVPHVSTRTVPRLDAARSERRLERWRKIALSAAKQCGRTRLPEIAAIRPFAAVARDAWPGTLKIMLWEKEDRGTLAALHAAEPGARSLLLAVGPEGGFSAEEAELARDHGFNSVRLGGRVLRAETAAVAGMALLQFLWGDLGRAPGPAGPDEERL, from the coding sequence ATGGCCCGGTTTTTCGTGCCCGCCCGGAACATCGCCGGCGGTCGCGCCACGCTGGCCGGCACCGAGCTCGCGCATCTGCGGCGCGTGCTCCGGCTCGGGCCCGGCGACCGGGTGGCGCTGTTCGACGATACCGGACGGGAGTACGAGGCGGTGATCCGGGCGGTCGCGTCCGATGCGGCGGAGCTGGAAATCCTGGGCTCTTTTCGGGCGGCGAACGAGTCGCCGCTCGAGCTGATTCTGGCGGTCGCGGTCACCAAAGGGGAAAAGATGGATCTCGTGATCGAGAAAGCGACCGAGCTGGGCGTGAGCCGTGTTGTGCCGCACGTCTCGACCCGCACCGTGCCGCGGCTCGACGCCGCCAGGAGCGAGCGGCGGCTGGAGCGCTGGCGCAAGATCGCTCTGAGCGCGGCCAAGCAATGCGGCCGGACCCGCCTGCCCGAGATCGCGGCGATCCGCCCGTTTGCGGCCGTGGCGCGGGACGCGTGGCCGGGGACGCTCAAGATCATGCTCTGGGAGAAGGAAGACCGCGGCACGCTGGCGGCGCTGCACGCGGCCGAGCCGGGCGCCCGCTCGTTGCTCCTCGCCGTCGGCCCCGAAGGCGGCTTCAGCGCCGAAGAGGCCGAGCTGGCGCGCGACCACGGCTTCAACTCGGTGCGACTGGGCGGCCGGGTTTTGCGCGCCGAGACCGCCGCGGTGGCCGGCATGGCGCTGCTTCAATTTCTCTGGGGAGATCTCGGCCGGGCCCCTGGGCCTGCGGGCCCGGATGAGGAACGCTTGTGA
- a CDS encoding 50S ribosomal protein L11 methyltransferase — protein sequence MPSSWLELSVRTHPSALDSAANFLIEKGSPGVVLGKARVKAYFPRENGRAAPILGETRRFLRRLARFFPGGEASELRWRILPERDWNRSWRSFFSPQKIGRRFLVAPPWDVPGRPGRRLPIVIEPGQAFGTGTHATTRGCLELIEQVDRLLGKKRYIALDVGTGSGILAIALAKLGAAGVVALDNDPLALKAAGENLRRNGVAGKVRLSRAGVARLKKKFSLVVANLTAGTILEIAEPLCRRVSAGGFLILSGILEPQAEEVLRHPAMTRFRLLRRRREGEWATFLLRRA from the coding sequence ATGCCCTCATCCTGGCTGGAGCTGTCGGTCCGGACGCATCCCTCCGCCCTGGACTCCGCGGCGAACTTCCTGATCGAGAAGGGCTCGCCGGGCGTGGTCCTGGGAAAGGCCCGGGTCAAGGCCTATTTTCCGCGGGAAAACGGCCGCGCGGCGCCGATCCTCGGTGAGACGCGCCGGTTTCTCCGCCGGCTCGCCAGATTCTTTCCCGGCGGCGAAGCGAGCGAGCTTCGCTGGCGGATCCTGCCCGAGCGCGACTGGAACCGCTCGTGGCGAAGCTTTTTTTCTCCGCAAAAGATCGGGCGGCGGTTTCTCGTCGCGCCACCCTGGGACGTCCCCGGGCGGCCGGGGCGGCGCCTGCCGATCGTGATCGAGCCGGGGCAGGCGTTCGGCACGGGAACGCACGCGACGACGCGCGGCTGCCTGGAGCTGATCGAGCAAGTCGACCGCCTTCTCGGAAAGAAGCGCTACATCGCGCTCGACGTGGGCACCGGATCGGGGATCCTGGCCATCGCGCTGGCGAAGCTCGGCGCAGCGGGCGTCGTCGCGCTCGACAACGACCCGCTCGCCTTGAAGGCCGCGGGGGAAAACCTCCGGCGAAACGGCGTGGCGGGCAAGGTCCGGCTGTCGCGGGCCGGCGTGGCCCGGCTCAAAAAGAAATTTTCGCTGGTCGTCGCCAACCTCACCGCCGGGACGATTCTCGAGATCGCGGAGCCGCTTTGCCGGCGCGTCTCGGCAGGAGGATTCCTGATCCTCTCGGGCATCCTCGAACCCCAGGCCGAAGAGGTCCTGCGCCACCCGGCGATGACGCGCTTTCGTCTTCTTCGCCGCAGGCGGGAAGGAGAGTGGGCGACCTTCCTGCTGCGGCGCGCGTGA